The proteins below come from a single Sorghum bicolor cultivar BTx623 chromosome 4, Sorghum_bicolor_NCBIv3, whole genome shotgun sequence genomic window:
- the LOC8079462 gene encoding uncharacterized protein LOC8079462, whose amino-acid sequence MVSLKEMARLDKERAPPAWLHTLLATTFFDACPEHQESEGCANRRTASCNFFCTHCAGHALCSSCLDNHEGHELIQIRKLSGHNAVKVDDVQHLLSVSFVQTYLYNGGYVVFLNRRPMYGLGNRGVFHCEECERGLLDKAYHFCSFGCKAEGIEDRLDFNVSFAVNPNKDETELDDNEGSFSEAGYHMSIV is encoded by the exons ATGGTCAGCCTGAAGGAGATGGCTCGGTTGGATAAGGAGCGCGCCCCGCCAGCATGGCTGCATACGCTGCTGGCGACAACATTTTTTGATGCATGCCCGGAGCACCAGGAAAGCGAGGGCTGCGCTAACAGGAGGACCGCTAGCTGCAACTTCTTCTGCACTCACTGTGCTGGCCATGCCCTTTGCTCTAGCTGCCTCGACAACCATGAAGGCCATGAACTCATCCAG ATCCGGAAGTTATCAGGCCACAATGCTGTGAAGGTAGATGACGTTCAGCATCTGCTGAGCGTGTCATTTGTGCAGACCTACCTCTACAATGGAGGCTATGTCGTGTTCCTAAACAGACGGCCTATGTATGGCCTGGGAAATCGTGGTGTGTTTCACTGTGAGGAATGTGAAAGGGGACTTCTGGATAAGGCTTACCACTTCTGCTCATTTGGGTGCAAG GCTGAAGGAATAGAGGACCGACTTGACTTCAATGTCTCATTCGCCGTCAATCCAAACAAAGATGAGACAGAATTAGATGACAATGAAGGTTCATTTTCAGAAGCTGGGTACCACATGAGCATCGTGTAG